One genomic segment of Amycolatopsis sp. WQ 127309 includes these proteins:
- the lgt gene encoding prolipoprotein diacylglyceryl transferase, producing the protein MISASAAFLATIPSPDRGVWHLGIIPIRAYALCIIAGIIVAIWWGERRWVARGGTKGTIIDMAVYAVPFGLVGGRLYHVITDPELYFTEGKNPWNAFAIWDGGLGIWGAIALGAVGALIACRRKGVPLPAMADAIAPGIIVAQAIGRLGNYFNQELYGAHTDLPWGLEVYQRFNPDDPENLLNGVATGHIPLPESPVHPTFLYELIWNLLIAGLIVWADRKFKLGHGRVFALYVAGYTAGRGWIEMMRTDTANHILGLRVNVWTSILLFLAAVVYFVLAGRRGPREAPELLHGKDTAAAAPEAEPDDSDSVKVAAEAPAPASVEKPAEEPPVAEEPKKTED; encoded by the coding sequence GTGATTTCCGCCTCGGCCGCCTTCCTCGCGACGATCCCCAGCCCCGACCGCGGGGTCTGGCACCTGGGGATCATCCCGATCCGCGCCTACGCCCTGTGCATCATCGCCGGCATCATCGTCGCGATCTGGTGGGGTGAACGGCGCTGGGTCGCCCGGGGCGGCACCAAGGGCACGATCATCGACATGGCGGTGTACGCCGTGCCGTTCGGCCTGGTCGGCGGCCGGTTGTACCACGTCATCACCGACCCCGAGCTGTACTTTACCGAGGGCAAGAACCCCTGGAACGCCTTCGCGATCTGGGACGGCGGCCTCGGCATCTGGGGCGCCATCGCGCTCGGCGCGGTGGGCGCGCTCATCGCGTGCCGCCGCAAGGGCGTCCCGCTGCCGGCGATGGCCGACGCGATCGCCCCCGGCATCATCGTGGCGCAGGCCATCGGCCGTCTCGGCAACTACTTCAACCAGGAGCTCTACGGCGCGCACACCGACCTGCCGTGGGGCCTGGAGGTCTACCAGCGCTTCAACCCGGACGACCCGGAGAACCTGCTCAACGGCGTCGCGACGGGCCACATCCCGCTGCCGGAGAGCCCGGTCCACCCGACGTTCCTGTACGAGCTGATCTGGAACCTGCTGATCGCCGGCCTGATCGTCTGGGCCGACCGGAAGTTCAAGCTCGGCCACGGCCGGGTGTTCGCGCTGTACGTCGCGGGCTACACGGCGGGCCGCGGCTGGATCGAGATGATGCGGACCGACACCGCGAACCACATCCTCGGCCTGCGGGTCAACGTCTGGACGTCGATCCTGCTGTTCCTCGCCGCGGTGGTCTACTTCGTGCTGGCGGGCCGGCGCGGGCCGCGGGAAGCCCCGGAGCTGCTGCACGGCAAGGACACGGCCGCGGCCGCGCCGGAAGCCGAACCGGACGACAGCGACTCCGTGAAGGTGGCCGCCGAGGCCCCGGCTCCGGCTTCGGTGGAGAAGCCCGCTGAAGAGCCCCCGGTGGCCGAGGAACCCAAGAAGACCGAGGACTGA
- a CDS encoding amidohydrolase family protein: MTELLPFVADLPLVDHHGHGVLTRDVTRADFEALLTEAGATSPLGTSLFDSLIGLAVRARCAPVLDLPKHAEADVYLDRRAELGAAEVARRFLRATGTTDFLLDGGFLPESVTTTPEFGALAASRVHDVVRLEQVAEAVIGGTTAAGFAVAFADELGKRAATAVGLKSIAAYRVGLDLAGERPSPSEVTAAAERWLRSGNVRLADEVLHRHLVWTGLDLGLPVQFHVGYGDSDVDLHRCDPLLLTGFLRATRELGVPILLLHNYPFHRQAAYLAQVFEHVFVDAGLITHNAGFRAPAILAELLEIAPFGKVLFSTDAFGLAELYHLGTALFRRGLSDFVRAALAADAMSEVDAVRLCALVGHENAKRIYRLEHV, encoded by the coding sequence ATGACCGAGCTGCTCCCGTTCGTGGCGGACCTGCCGCTCGTGGACCACCACGGCCACGGCGTCCTCACCCGGGACGTGACCCGCGCGGACTTCGAGGCCCTGCTGACCGAGGCCGGCGCGACGTCGCCGCTCGGCACCAGCCTGTTCGACTCGCTCATCGGCCTGGCCGTGCGCGCACGCTGCGCGCCCGTGCTCGACCTGCCGAAGCACGCCGAAGCCGACGTCTACCTCGACCGCCGCGCCGAGCTGGGCGCGGCCGAGGTGGCGCGGCGGTTCCTGCGGGCGACCGGCACGACCGACTTCCTGCTGGACGGCGGGTTCCTGCCGGAGTCCGTGACGACGACGCCGGAGTTCGGCGCCCTCGCCGCGAGCCGGGTGCACGACGTCGTCCGGCTGGAGCAGGTCGCGGAGGCGGTGATCGGAGGCACGACCGCGGCGGGGTTCGCCGTGGCCTTCGCCGACGAGCTGGGGAAACGGGCCGCGACGGCCGTCGGGCTCAAGTCGATCGCCGCCTACCGCGTCGGCCTCGACCTGGCGGGGGAGCGGCCGTCGCCGTCCGAAGTGACGGCCGCGGCGGAACGCTGGCTGCGCTCCGGGAACGTCCGGCTGGCCGACGAGGTGCTGCACCGCCACCTCGTCTGGACCGGGCTCGACCTGGGCCTGCCGGTGCAGTTCCACGTCGGGTACGGCGACTCCGACGTCGACCTGCACCGCTGCGACCCGCTGCTGCTCACCGGCTTCCTGCGGGCGACGCGCGAGCTAGGCGTGCCGATCCTGCTGCTGCACAACTACCCGTTCCACCGCCAGGCGGCCTACCTCGCGCAGGTCTTCGAGCACGTCTTCGTCGACGCCGGCCTGATCACGCACAACGCGGGGTTCCGGGCGCCCGCGATCCTGGCCGAGCTGCTGGAGATCGCGCCGTTCGGGAAGGTGCTGTTCTCCACCGACGCGTTCGGCCTGGCCGAGCTGTACCACCTGGGCACGGCGTTGTTCCGGCGCGGCCTGTCGGACTTCGTGCGCGCCGCGCTGGCCGCCGACGCGATGTCCGAAGTGGACGCCGTCCGGCTGTGTGCTTTGGTGGGGCACGAGAACGCGAAGAGGATCTACCGCTTGGAGCACGTGTGA
- a CDS encoding SDR family oxidoreductase codes for MILDRFRLPGQVAVVTGAGRGIGAATAVALAEAGADVVIASRTAAQLEEVASRVFSAGRRAHVVPLDLADPAAAATLAAVAVEQFGRLDLVVNNVGGTYPRPLLETTPGFLEEAFRFNVSTAHALTVAAAPSLVKTGGSVVNISSIMGRVGGRGFVAYGTAKAALAHWTRLAAADLAPRVRVNAISVGSVATSALEIVVGNPELKEKMESATPLRRIGEAEDIAATVVFLASRAGGYITGKILEVDGGLQSPNLDLGLPDL; via the coding sequence ATGATCCTCGACCGGTTCCGGCTGCCCGGGCAGGTCGCGGTGGTCACCGGCGCCGGACGCGGGATCGGCGCGGCCACCGCCGTGGCCCTCGCCGAAGCGGGCGCCGACGTGGTCATCGCCTCCCGGACGGCAGCCCAGCTCGAAGAAGTGGCCTCCCGGGTGTTCTCGGCGGGCCGCCGCGCCCACGTCGTCCCGCTCGACCTCGCCGACCCGGCCGCCGCCGCGACGCTCGCCGCGGTGGCCGTCGAGCAGTTCGGGCGCCTCGACCTGGTCGTCAACAACGTCGGCGGCACCTACCCGCGGCCCCTGCTCGAGACGACGCCCGGGTTCCTCGAGGAGGCGTTCCGCTTCAACGTCTCGACGGCGCACGCGCTGACGGTCGCGGCGGCGCCCTCGCTCGTCAAGACGGGCGGCTCGGTCGTCAACATCTCGTCGATCATGGGTCGGGTCGGCGGCCGCGGCTTCGTCGCCTACGGCACGGCGAAGGCGGCCCTGGCCCACTGGACCCGCCTAGCGGCGGCCGACCTCGCACCACGCGTGCGGGTGAACGCGATCTCGGTGGGCTCGGTGGCGACGTCGGCGCTGGAGATCGTGGTCGGCAACCCGGAGCTGAAGGAGAAGATGGAGTCCGCGACGCCGTTGCGCCGGATCGGCGAGGCGGAGGACATCGCGGCGACCGTGGTCTTCCTGGCGTCCCGGGCCGGCGGCTACATCACCGGCAAGATCCTCGAGGTCGACGGCGGGCTCCAGTCCCCCAACCTGGACCTGGGCCTGCCGGACCTCTGA
- the gltB gene encoding glutamate synthase large subunit → MIFSAIPGKQGLYDPETEQDSCGVAMVADIRGRRSHGIVTDGLAALTNLDHRGAAGAEPTSGDGAGILLQLPDELLRAEAGFELPEPDENGHHRYAAGIAFLPADAEQRRKAVELAERIAVEEGLEVLGWREVPVDADRADIGPSARSVMPHFAMLFVAGDGAAGLELDRLAFCLRKRTEHESGIAGCGTYFPSLSSRTIVYKGMVTPEQLPAFFGDLRDERLASAIALVHSRFSTNTFPSWPLAHPFRFVAHNGEINTIRGNRNRMRAREALLESDLIPGDLTRLFPICSADASDSASFDEVLELLHLGGRSLPHAVLMMIPEAWENHATMKPARRAFYQFHASLMEPWDGPACVTFTDGTLVGAVLDRNGLRPARWWRTADDRVVLASEAGVLDVAPKDVVAKGRLKPGRMFLVDTAAGRIVDDEEVKSELGKDLPYEGWLHAGLLKLAELPDRDHVVQSHDSVLRRQLSFGYTEEELKILLAPMAEKGAEPIGSMGSDTPVAVLSQRSRLLYDYFKQNFAQVTNPPLDAIREELVTCMARIMGPERNLLAPGPASCRHLKLPYPVIDNDELAKLIHINDDGDLPGFACSVLSGLYEADGGAEALASAVERVRREASEAIAAGARTLVLSDRDSDHRMAPIPSLLLVSAVHHHLVRTKERLRVALVVESGDAREVHHIALLLGYGAAAVNPYLAFETIEDMIGQGAVTGIESGKAIRNYVQALVKGVLKIMSKMGISTVGAYTAAQVFESLGLAQDLLDEYFTGTSSKLGGVRLDVLAEEVAVRHRRAYPDNPTDRVHRGLDTGGEYAYRREGELHLFSPETVFLLQHASKTGREEVYRKYTDEVHRLYREGGTLRGLFAFRDGVREPVPLDEVEPAEAIFKRFNTGAMSYGSISAEAHETLAIAMNRLGGRSNTGEGGEDPERLYDPERRSAIKQVASGRFGVTSEYLVNADDIQIKMAQGAKPGEGGQLPPNKVYPWIARTRHSTPGVGLISPPPHHDIYSIEDLAQLIHDLKNANENARIHVKLVSSLGVGTVAAGVSKAHADVVLISGHDGGTGASPMNSLKHAGTPWEIGLAETQQTLLLNGLRDRITVQVDGAMKTGRDVVIAALLGAEEYGFATAPLVVAGCIMMRVCHLDTCPVGVATQSPELRKRYTGQVEHVVNFFEFVAQEVRETLAALGFRTLDEAIGHAELLNTDEAVHHWKASGLDLSPIFEMPAETPYGGAKRRTRGQDHGLEHALDRTLIQLAEAALEDAHPVRLELPVRNVNRTVGTLLGSEITRRYGGEGLPEGTIHVLLTGSAGQSLGAFLPRGITLDMVGDANDYVGKGLSGGRIIVRPDPDASFAAEAQTIAGNTIAYGATGGELFLRGQVGERFCVRNSGATVVAEGVGDHAFEYMTGGRAVVLGPTGRNLAAGMSGGIAFLLDVDRKKVNQDMVDLLKPTADDLAWLKKTVQQHYDLTRSAVAASLLGDWPRRSVAFTKVMPRDYQRVLDAAKAAKAAGRDVDEAIMEAARG, encoded by the coding sequence ATGATCTTCTCCGCCATTCCCGGCAAGCAGGGTCTCTACGATCCGGAGACCGAACAGGACTCCTGCGGTGTGGCCATGGTGGCCGACATCCGCGGCCGCCGCTCCCATGGCATCGTCACCGACGGCCTCGCCGCGTTGACCAATCTGGACCACCGAGGCGCCGCCGGTGCCGAACCCACCAGCGGCGACGGCGCCGGCATCCTGCTGCAGCTGCCCGACGAGCTGCTGCGTGCGGAAGCCGGTTTCGAGCTGCCCGAACCCGACGAAAACGGCCACCACCGGTACGCGGCGGGGATCGCCTTCCTGCCCGCCGACGCCGAGCAGCGCCGCAAGGCCGTCGAGCTGGCCGAACGCATCGCCGTCGAAGAAGGACTCGAAGTCCTGGGCTGGCGCGAGGTCCCGGTCGACGCCGACCGCGCCGACATCGGCCCGTCCGCCCGCTCGGTCATGCCGCACTTCGCGATGCTCTTCGTCGCCGGCGACGGCGCCGCGGGCCTCGAGCTGGACCGCCTGGCCTTCTGCCTGCGCAAGCGCACCGAGCACGAGAGCGGGATCGCGGGCTGCGGCACGTACTTCCCGTCGCTGTCCTCGCGGACGATCGTCTACAAAGGCATGGTCACGCCGGAGCAGCTGCCCGCGTTCTTCGGCGACCTGCGCGACGAGCGGCTGGCGAGCGCCATCGCGCTGGTCCACTCCCGCTTCTCCACCAACACGTTCCCGTCGTGGCCGCTCGCGCACCCCTTCCGGTTCGTGGCCCACAACGGCGAGATCAACACCATCCGCGGCAACCGCAACCGCATGCGGGCCCGCGAGGCGCTGCTCGAATCGGACCTCATCCCCGGCGACCTGACCCGGCTGTTCCCGATCTGCTCGGCGGACGCGTCGGACTCGGCCTCGTTCGACGAGGTCCTGGAGCTGCTGCACCTGGGCGGCCGGTCGCTGCCGCACGCGGTGCTGATGATGATCCCGGAGGCGTGGGAGAACCACGCCACGATGAAGCCCGCGCGCCGTGCCTTCTACCAGTTCCACGCTAGTCTCATGGAACCGTGGGACGGCCCGGCCTGCGTCACCTTCACCGACGGCACGCTGGTCGGCGCGGTCCTCGACCGCAACGGCCTGCGCCCGGCGCGCTGGTGGCGCACCGCCGACGACCGCGTCGTGCTCGCCAGCGAGGCGGGCGTCCTGGACGTCGCCCCGAAGGACGTCGTCGCGAAGGGCCGCCTCAAGCCCGGCCGGATGTTCCTGGTGGACACCGCGGCCGGCCGGATCGTCGACGACGAAGAGGTCAAGTCCGAGCTGGGCAAAGACCTGCCGTACGAGGGCTGGCTGCACGCCGGCCTGCTGAAGCTCGCCGAGCTGCCCGACCGCGACCACGTCGTGCAGAGCCACGACTCGGTGCTGCGGCGCCAGCTTTCCTTTGGCTACACCGAGGAAGAGCTCAAGATCCTGCTCGCGCCGATGGCTGAGAAGGGCGCCGAGCCGATCGGCTCGATGGGCTCGGACACGCCGGTCGCGGTGCTGTCCCAGCGATCTCGCCTGCTCTACGACTACTTCAAGCAGAACTTCGCGCAGGTGACCAACCCGCCGCTGGACGCGATCCGCGAAGAGCTCGTCACGTGCATGGCGCGGATCATGGGCCCGGAGCGCAACCTGCTGGCCCCGGGCCCGGCGTCGTGCCGGCACCTGAAGCTGCCGTACCCGGTGATCGACAACGACGAGCTCGCCAAGCTCATCCACATCAACGACGACGGCGACCTGCCGGGCTTCGCGTGCAGTGTCCTTTCCGGACTGTACGAAGCGGACGGCGGCGCCGAGGCGCTGGCGTCGGCGGTCGAGCGCGTCCGGCGTGAGGCGTCCGAGGCGATCGCGGCCGGCGCGCGCACGCTGGTGCTGTCCGACCGCGACTCCGACCACCGGATGGCGCCGATCCCGTCGCTGCTGCTGGTTTCCGCGGTGCACCACCACCTGGTCCGCACGAAGGAACGCCTGCGCGTCGCGCTGGTCGTCGAATCCGGGGACGCCCGCGAGGTGCACCACATCGCGCTGCTGCTCGGCTACGGCGCCGCCGCGGTGAACCCGTACCTGGCCTTCGAGACCATCGAGGACATGATCGGGCAGGGCGCCGTCACGGGCATCGAGTCCGGAAAGGCGATCCGCAACTACGTGCAGGCGCTCGTCAAGGGCGTCCTGAAGATCATGTCCAAGATGGGCATCTCGACGGTCGGCGCGTACACCGCCGCCCAGGTCTTCGAATCCCTCGGCCTGGCCCAGGACCTGCTCGACGAGTACTTCACCGGGACGTCGTCGAAGCTCGGCGGCGTGCGGCTCGACGTGCTCGCCGAAGAGGTCGCCGTGCGGCACCGCCGCGCGTACCCGGACAACCCGACCGACCGCGTCCACCGGGGACTCGACACCGGCGGCGAGTACGCCTACCGCCGCGAGGGCGAGCTGCACCTGTTCTCGCCGGAGACGGTGTTCCTGCTGCAGCACGCGTCCAAGACCGGCCGCGAGGAGGTGTACCGCAAGTACACCGACGAGGTGCACCGCCTCTACCGCGAGGGTGGCACGCTGCGCGGGCTGTTCGCCTTCCGCGACGGCGTCCGCGAGCCGGTGCCGCTCGACGAGGTCGAGCCGGCCGAGGCGATCTTCAAGCGCTTCAACACCGGCGCGATGTCGTACGGCTCGATTTCGGCCGAGGCGCACGAAACCCTGGCCATCGCGATGAACCGGCTCGGCGGCCGGTCCAACACGGGCGAGGGCGGCGAAGACCCGGAGCGGCTCTACGACCCCGAGCGCCGCAGCGCGATCAAGCAGGTCGCTTCGGGCCGGTTCGGCGTCACCAGCGAGTACCTCGTCAACGCCGACGACATCCAGATCAAGATGGCGCAGGGCGCGAAGCCCGGCGAGGGCGGCCAGCTGCCGCCGAACAAGGTGTACCCGTGGATCGCGCGGACCCGGCACTCCACGCCGGGCGTCGGCTTGATCTCCCCGCCGCCGCACCACGACATCTACTCCATCGAGGACCTCGCCCAGCTGATCCACGACCTCAAGAACGCCAACGAAAACGCCCGCATCCACGTGAAGCTGGTGTCCTCGCTCGGCGTCGGCACGGTCGCGGCGGGCGTGTCGAAGGCGCACGCGGACGTCGTGCTCATCTCGGGGCACGACGGCGGCACCGGCGCGTCCCCGATGAACTCGCTCAAGCACGCCGGCACCCCGTGGGAGATCGGCCTCGCCGAGACCCAGCAGACGTTGCTGCTCAACGGGTTGCGCGACCGGATCACCGTGCAGGTCGACGGCGCCATGAAGACGGGGCGCGACGTCGTCATCGCGGCGCTCCTCGGCGCCGAGGAGTACGGCTTCGCGACGGCCCCGCTCGTCGTCGCGGGCTGCATCATGATGCGCGTCTGCCACCTCGACACCTGCCCGGTCGGCGTCGCCACGCAGAGCCCCGAGCTCCGCAAGCGCTACACCGGCCAGGTCGAGCACGTCGTGAACTTCTTCGAGTTCGTCGCGCAGGAAGTCCGGGAAACCCTGGCGGCACTGGGCTTCCGCACGCTCGACGAGGCCATCGGCCACGCCGAGCTGCTGAACACCGACGAGGCCGTGCACCACTGGAAGGCGTCCGGGCTCGACCTGTCGCCGATCTTCGAGATGCCGGCCGAGACGCCCTATGGCGGCGCGAAGCGGCGGACCCGCGGCCAGGACCACGGCCTCGAGCACGCCTTGGACCGCACGCTCATCCAGCTCGCCGAGGCGGCCCTGGAAGACGCGCACCCGGTGCGGCTCGAACTGCCGGTGCGCAACGTCAACCGGACCGTCGGCACCCTGCTCGGCTCGGAGATCACCCGCCGCTACGGCGGCGAAGGCCTGCCCGAGGGCACGATCCACGTGCTGCTCACCGGGTCCGCGGGCCAGTCGCTCGGCGCGTTCCTGCCGCGCGGCATCACCCTCGACATGGTCGGCGACGCCAACGACTACGTCGGCAAGGGCCTGTCCGGCGGGCGGATCATCGTCCGGCCCGACCCGGACGCGTCCTTCGCCGCCGAGGCGCAGACGATCGCGGGCAACACGATCGCCTACGGCGCGACCGGCGGCGAGCTCTTCCTGCGCGGTCAGGTCGGCGAACGCTTCTGCGTCCGCAACTCCGGCGCCACCGTCGTCGCCGAGGGTGTCGGCGACCACGCCTTCGAGTACATGACCGGCGGCCGCGCCGTGGTGCTCGGCCCGACCGGGCGGAACCTGGCGGCCGGCATGTCCGGCGGCATCGCGTTCCTGCTCGACGTCGACCGCAAGAAGGTCAACCAGGACATGGTGGACCTGCTCAAGCCGACCGCGGACGACCTGGCCTGGCTCAAGAAAACCGTGCAGCAGCACTACGATCTCACCCGCTCCGCGGTGGCCGCGTCG
- a CDS encoding M20 family metallopeptidase: protein MTDLWTRWTRAIDDELPAAVALRHAVHADPRGSGDEEDTARLVTAAIGAGDGVRVAKTGRAIPLPGAAADAPAVALRAELDALPVTERTGVPWASETDLMHACGHDVHLAALVAVARAAVRVGVPRPILALLQPREETSPSGALDVVESGLLAEHRVDTVIGAHVQPRLADGAVSAVPGPVNASTDEFEVVLHGQGGHAGYPHMLRDPILALSQLVVSLQQLASRRIDPVFGAVCSVGRVQAGTAANVVPNSASAAGSLRLMRAEDRERALEALAQIVHGTAAAHGCTAELRISPCEPVLHNDPALAAAAQRRLVHGGARVDHEFRSFGADDFAHYCGGETRGLMLFVGLGDTAGAPSLHDEVFLPGDDAVTRVAHALVAGYLAATEAESR, encoded by the coding sequence GTGACCGACCTGTGGACCCGGTGGACCCGGGCGATCGACGACGAACTGCCCGCCGCCGTCGCCCTCCGCCACGCCGTGCACGCCGACCCGCGCGGCTCCGGCGACGAGGAGGACACCGCCCGGCTGGTCACCGCGGCGATCGGCGCGGGCGACGGCGTCCGCGTCGCCAAGACCGGCCGTGCGATCCCGCTGCCCGGCGCGGCGGCCGACGCCCCCGCGGTCGCCCTGCGCGCCGAGCTGGACGCGCTGCCGGTCACCGAGCGCACCGGCGTGCCGTGGGCGTCGGAGACCGACCTGATGCACGCGTGCGGCCACGACGTGCACCTCGCGGCGCTGGTCGCGGTGGCCCGCGCGGCGGTGCGGGTCGGGGTGCCGCGCCCGATCCTCGCGCTGCTCCAGCCGCGGGAGGAGACCTCGCCCTCCGGCGCGCTCGACGTCGTCGAGTCCGGGCTGCTCGCCGAGCACCGGGTGGACACCGTGATCGGCGCGCACGTCCAGCCCCGGCTCGCGGACGGCGCCGTGTCGGCCGTGCCGGGCCCGGTCAACGCGTCCACCGACGAGTTCGAGGTCGTCCTGCACGGCCAGGGCGGGCACGCCGGTTACCCGCACATGCTGCGCGACCCGATCCTCGCGCTGTCGCAGCTGGTGGTGAGCCTGCAGCAGCTGGCGTCGCGCCGGATCGACCCGGTGTTCGGCGCGGTCTGCTCGGTCGGCCGGGTCCAGGCCGGCACCGCGGCGAACGTCGTCCCGAACTCGGCGAGCGCGGCCGGCTCGCTGCGGCTGATGCGCGCGGAGGACCGTGAGCGCGCGCTCGAAGCGCTGGCGCAGATCGTGCACGGCACCGCGGCGGCCCACGGCTGCACCGCCGAGCTGCGGATCAGCCCGTGCGAGCCGGTGCTGCACAACGACCCGGCCCTGGCCGCGGCGGCGCAGCGCCGGCTGGTGCACGGCGGCGCCCGCGTCGACCACGAGTTCCGCTCGTTCGGCGCCGACGACTTCGCGCACTACTGCGGCGGCGAAACCCGCGGCCTGATGCTGTTCGTCGGCCTCGGCGACACCGCCGGCGCGCCCAGCCTGCACGACGAGGTGTTCCTCCCCGGCGACGACGCCGTCACCCGCGTCGCGCACGCGCTGGTGGCGGGCTACCTGGCCGCGACGGAGGCGGAGTCCCGCTAG